A section of the Drosophila sechellia strain sech25 chromosome 3L, ASM438219v1, whole genome shotgun sequence genome encodes:
- the LOC6605282 gene encoding uncharacterized protein LOC6605282 isoform X1: MESSSSVVAEMESSSPSDHGQPTQITSIDGFFNRKRGRPPKNRFVEVYKSAQHSPQAIFTSFKLERSEYAGPGAPVPSGSSSTLATAEDRLSLTDHDGSAADLTPSRYRKRGRVWAPSSSSLEQPSKRIANQPTHFAARSETESQSSRHESLAQPTLQPLEPLETISSKNLSSRILDKVSVVRAAGTFYPENANSAAQRETPEVGSSSRYNSRQESTDLEVDQPEDLSMRPSLPEATATPAVVGPALNMNLLQFKQLIDLYQRQVLLPSFLAAASQPLALPGSAAGPGASGSLLDMRILLENAAQQKLMLLNAAASATASAVAATTMDSGQRTAAKRIRDHDIPSGYLKFRFNEDCGFERCGYRNHQSHFHCNRRDCHYSFCDKTRFVQHTARHERMDTLMGDDFRQFRANMQCGVASCSYATASGAATEGNHLNRIDPTDAVPACSRKTSHFHCRKCDYVCTDSNKVVAHRRLHLRQDYVRSAGFRKVAGNEQCASPGCSYAQRHTHYHCVTCDGGVLSRAQLAAHKHRTGFPKQEAETTP, translated from the exons ATGGAGTCCAGCAGCAGTGTCGTCGCGGAGATGGAGTCCTCCAGTCCAAGTGATCACGGCCAGCCCACCCAGATCACCTCCATCGATGGCTTCTTCAATCGGAAACGGGGGCGTCCGCCAAAGAATCGCTTTGTGGAGGTCTACAAGAGC GCCCAGCACTCACCGCAGGCCATCTTCACCAGCTTTAAGCTGGAGAGAAGCGAATACGCCGGCCCAGGAGCACCTGTTCCGAGTGGCTCATCGTCAACGTTGGCCACTGCAGAGGATCGTTTGTCTCTAACGGATCACGATGGATCAGCAGCTGATCTCACACCTAGTCGCTACCGGAAACGGGGTCGTGTTTGGgccccatcatcatcatctttggAGCAGCCCAGCAAGAGAATCGCCAATCAGCCAACCCATTTTGCAGCGAGAAGTGAGACAGAGTCTCAGAGTAGCCGCCATGAGTCTTTAGCCCAG CCCACCTTGCAGCCCTTAGAGCCTTTAGAAACAATCTCCTCGAAGAATTTATCAAGCAGAATTTTGGATAAAGTTTCAG TTGTTCGTGCGGCGGGAACTTTTTATCCGGAGAATGCGAACTCAGCTGCTCAACGGGAAACGCCGGAAGTGGGTAGTAGTTCGAGATACAACAGTCGCCAGGAGTCGACCGACTTGGAGGTGGACCAGCCGGAGGATCTGAGCATGCGTCCATCTCTGCCGGAAGCCACTGCCACACCGGCGGTAGTGGGACCAGCTCTGAATATGAATCTGTTGCAGTTTAAGCAGCTGATCGATTTGTACCAGCGACAGGTGCTGTTGCCCAGCTTTTTGGCCGCAGCCAGTCAACCGTTGGCATTACCGGGTTCAGCAGCAGGTCCTGGAGCTTCAGGATCCCTTCTGGACATGCGCATTTTGCTGGAGAATGCCGCTCAACAGAAGCTAATGCTGCTCAATGCAGCTGCAAGTGCAACGGCAAGTGCAGTGGCAGCCACAACAATGGACTCCGGTCAAAGGACTGCGGCGAAACGGATCCGGGATCACGACATTCCGAGTGGCTATCTAAAATTCCGCTTCAACGAGGACTGTGGATTCGAGAGGTGTGGCTACCGGAATCACCAGTCGCACTTCCACTGCAACCGGCGGGATTGCCACTATAGTTTCTGCGACAAGACCCGCTTTGTGCAACATACGGCGCGTCATGAGCGAATGGACACGTTGATGGGCGATGATTTCCGCCAATTCCGGGCCAACATGCAATGCGGAGTGGCCAGCTGCTCTTATGCCACGGCAAGTGGTGCAGCCACGGAGGGCAACCATCTAAACAGGATAG ATCCCACAGATGCGGTTCCGGCATGCTCGCGGAAAACTTCGCACTTCCACTGCCGCAAGTGCGATTATGTGTGCACGGATTCGAACAAGGTGGTGGCCCATCGAAGATTGCACCTTCGCCAGGACTACGTGCGGAGTGCTGGCTTCCGCAAGGTGGCCGGAAACGAGCAGTGTGCTTCTCCCGGCTGCTCCTATGCGCAGCGGCACACCCACTACCACTGCGTCACCTGCGACGGCGGAGTCCTTTCACGGGCACAACTGGCAGCACACAAACACCGGACAGGCTTTCCCAAACAGGAGGCGGAAACGACTCCCTAG
- the LOC6605278 gene encoding salivary glue protein Sgs-8 encodes MKLIVVVVIACILLIGFADLASAGTNDCSCLVCGPGGKSCTGCQERVPLCTNLINIMRELERKVRQCVCGEQMF; translated from the exons ATGAAGCTGATCGTTGTCGTCGTCATTG CGTGCATCCTGCTCATCGGATTCGCTGATCTCGCCTCGGCGGGCACCAATGATTGTTCTTGCTTGGTGTGTGGACCTGGTGGCAAGTCGTGTACTGGGTGTCAGGAACGGGTTCCCCTCTGCACAAATCTGATCAACATTATGCGCGAGCTCGAGCGGAAGGTGCGTCAGTGCGTCTGCGGAGAGCAGATGTTCTAG
- the LOC6605273 gene encoding V-type proton ATPase 16 kDa proteolipid subunit, with the protein MVTAALSEEPTYAYFLGCTGAAVAIIFTTLGASYGTAVSGVGIAKMAVNRPDMIMKAIIPVVMAGIIAIYGLVVSVLIAGSIGDEYTMEDSYVHLGAGLSVGLPGLTAGVAIGIAGDAGVRGTAEQPRLFVGMVLILIFAEVLALYGLIVAIYLYTKL; encoded by the coding sequence ATGGTTACTGCCGCTTTAAGTGAAGAGCCCACGTACGCCTACTTCTTGGGATGCACGGGGGCTGCAGTTGCGATTATATTCACGACCTTGGGAGCGTCTTACGGAACAGCAGTTTCCGGTGTCGGAATCGCCAAGATGGCGGTCAACCGACCGGATATGATCATGAAGGCCATCATTCCGGTCGTAATGGCGGGAATTATTGCGATCTACGGATTGGTGGTATCCGTTCTGATAGCCGGATCGATTGGCGATGAATATACGATGGAAGACAGTTATGTGCATCTGGGCGCTGGGTTGTCCGTCGGACTCCCAGGACTCACCGCAGGAGTAGCCATTGGAATCGCAGGCGATGCAGGAGTCCGGGGAACCGCCGAACAGCCACGCCTTTTCGTAGGCATGGTCCTGATCCTGATCTTCGCCGAGGTCCTGGCTCTGTACGGCCTCATTGTGGCCATCTATTTGTACACTAAACTTTAG
- the LOC6605284 gene encoding BTB/POZ domain-containing protein 6 isoform X2, translating to MSICCIMELGRTNRHTDCTFIIEDDSGGNQSFPSHKLLFSCASEVFDRMLYGDYIESTSGVVRLNDVQPDVFEKFRDYVYGYESDKLQNYDFDTLIRLCEFANKYLVQSLEEDCVKDLLIRKNTFDMGELLRLFQCAHRMNRKSLINQIAWELKCTFKSTLDHSGVYEFNSEVFKHYIEVIASKISEADRFRLLEMYLKYNGIEESESVEQVATCQDATGHTTATNEVENQESELPSTSCLPLETECSDKNPSVVSDLIALIDFGKLSPKEFYDGPGKSNFLRLAEKYEHMYQIAKNCVAAKDELQLKVALATGQKPQPAETRRIAHLGGSLIREDPTVTPHYLSRPSRRYRAWSAQSDV from the exons ATGAGTATCTG TTGCATAATGGAGCTTGGTCGCACCAATCGCCACACGGATTGCACATTCATAATTGAGGACGATAGCGGTGGCAATCAATCCTTTCCCTCCCACAAATTGCTATTCAGCTGCGCCTCCGAGGTGTTCGATCGCATGCTCTATGGCGACTACATTGAGTCCACCAGCGGAGTTGTCAGACTAAACGATGTACAACCGGATGTATTTGAGAAATTCCGAGATTACGTCTACGGCTACGAGAGCGATAAGCTGCAGAATTACGACTTTGATACTCTGATTCGCCTCTGCGAGTTTGCTAACAAATATCTGGTGCAATCCCTCGAAGAGGACTGTGTGAAGGATCTGCTGATCCGCAAGAACACTTTTGACATGGGAGAGTTACTTCGTCTATTCCAGTGTGCCCATCGCATGAATCGCAAATCGTTAATAAATCAAATAGCCTGGGAGCTGAAGTGCACCTTCAAGAGCACCTTGGACCACTCGGGCGTATACGAATTCAATAGCGAGGTATTTAAACACTATATCGAAGTGATTGCTAGCAAAATATCGGAGGCAGATCGCTTCCGCCTGCTGGAAATGTATCTAAAATATAATGGTATCGAGGAATCGGAAAGTGTGGAGCAGGTAGCCACCTGCCAGGATGCAACTGGACACACCACAGCCACCAACGAAGTGGAAAATCAAGAATCGGAGCTGCCATCCACCAGCTGCCTTCCGCTCGAAACTGAATGCAGTGATAAGAACCCAAGTGTTGTCAGCGATCTGATTGCACTGATTGATTTTGGCAAACTTTCACCCAAGGAATTCTACGATGGACCCGGCAAATCCAATTTCCTTCGCCTGGCTGAGAAGTACGAGCATATGTATCAAATCGCCAAGAACTGCGTTGCAGCCAAAGATGAACTCCAGTTGAAGGTGGCATTGGCCACGGGACAGAAACCCCAACCTGCCGAAACCCGACGCATAGCTCACCTGGGAGGAAGCTTAATCAGGGAAGATCCAACGGTTACCCCGCATTACCTTTCCCGACCCAGTCGTCGATATCGCGCCTGGTCAGCACAAAGTGACGTCTAA
- the LOC6605281 gene encoding salivary glue protein Sgs-3, with product MKLTIATIALASILLIGYANVANCSDCGCPTKPPTTTTTTTCKPTTTTTTCKPTTTTTTRKPATTTTTCKPTTTTTTCKPTTTTTTRKPATTTTTCKPTTTTTTRKPTTPPKPPSTPKPTNKPCGCKSCGPGGEPCTGCAKRDALCRDLNGLLRNLERQVRQCVCGQPDWLL from the exons ATGAAGCTGACCATTGCTACCATTGCTCTAG CGAGCATCCTGCTTATTGGCTACGCTAATGTTGCCAACTGTTCGGATTGTGGATGCCCCACGAAGCCCCCTACAACCACAACCACAACTACCTGTAAACCTACGACCACCACAACTACCTGTAAACCTACGACCACCACAACTACCCGTAAACCTGCGACCACCACAACTACCTGTAAACCTACGACCACCACAACTACCTGTAAACCTACGACCACCACAACTACCCGTAAACCTGCGACCACCACAACTACCTGTAAACCTACGACCACCACAACTACCCGTAAACCTACGACCCCACCTAAACCACCAAGCACACCTAAGCCTACCAATAAGCCGTGTGGTTGCAAGAGCTGCGGTCCTGGAGGCGAGCCTTGCACAGGATGCGCTAAGAGGGATGCACTGTGCAGGGATCTCAACGGCTTACTCCGCAATCTGGAGCGCCAGGTTCGTCAATGCGTCTGCGGCCAACCGGATTGGTTGCTGTGA
- the LOC6605282 gene encoding uncharacterized protein LOC6605282 isoform X2, with protein sequence MESSSSVVAEMESSSPSDHGQPTQITSIDGFFNRKRGRPPKNRFVEVYKSAQHSPQAIFTSFKLERSEYAGPGAPVPSGSSSTLATAEDRLSLTDHDGSAADLTPSRYRKRGRVWAPSSSSLEQPSKRIANQPTHFAARSETESQSSRHESLAQPTLQPLEPLETISSKNLSSRILDKVSVVRAAGTFYPENANSAAQRETPEVGSSSRYNSRQESTDLEVDQPEDLSMRPSLPEATATPAVVGPALNMNLLQFKQLIDLYQRQVLLPSFLAAASQPLALPGSAAGPGASGSLLDMRILLENAAQQKLMLLNAAASATASAVAATTMDSGQRTAAKRIRDHDIPSGYLKFRFNEDCGFERCGYRNHQSHFHCNRRDCHYSFCDKTRFVQHTARHERMDTLMGDDFRQFRANMQCGVASCSYATASGAATEGNHLNRIDAVPACSRKTSHFHCRKCDYVCTDSNKVVAHRRLHLRQDYVRSAGFRKVAGNEQCASPGCSYAQRHTHYHCVTCDGGVLSRAQLAAHKHRTGFPKQEAETTP encoded by the exons ATGGAGTCCAGCAGCAGTGTCGTCGCGGAGATGGAGTCCTCCAGTCCAAGTGATCACGGCCAGCCCACCCAGATCACCTCCATCGATGGCTTCTTCAATCGGAAACGGGGGCGTCCGCCAAAGAATCGCTTTGTGGAGGTCTACAAGAGC GCCCAGCACTCACCGCAGGCCATCTTCACCAGCTTTAAGCTGGAGAGAAGCGAATACGCCGGCCCAGGAGCACCTGTTCCGAGTGGCTCATCGTCAACGTTGGCCACTGCAGAGGATCGTTTGTCTCTAACGGATCACGATGGATCAGCAGCTGATCTCACACCTAGTCGCTACCGGAAACGGGGTCGTGTTTGGgccccatcatcatcatctttggAGCAGCCCAGCAAGAGAATCGCCAATCAGCCAACCCATTTTGCAGCGAGAAGTGAGACAGAGTCTCAGAGTAGCCGCCATGAGTCTTTAGCCCAG CCCACCTTGCAGCCCTTAGAGCCTTTAGAAACAATCTCCTCGAAGAATTTATCAAGCAGAATTTTGGATAAAGTTTCAG TTGTTCGTGCGGCGGGAACTTTTTATCCGGAGAATGCGAACTCAGCTGCTCAACGGGAAACGCCGGAAGTGGGTAGTAGTTCGAGATACAACAGTCGCCAGGAGTCGACCGACTTGGAGGTGGACCAGCCGGAGGATCTGAGCATGCGTCCATCTCTGCCGGAAGCCACTGCCACACCGGCGGTAGTGGGACCAGCTCTGAATATGAATCTGTTGCAGTTTAAGCAGCTGATCGATTTGTACCAGCGACAGGTGCTGTTGCCCAGCTTTTTGGCCGCAGCCAGTCAACCGTTGGCATTACCGGGTTCAGCAGCAGGTCCTGGAGCTTCAGGATCCCTTCTGGACATGCGCATTTTGCTGGAGAATGCCGCTCAACAGAAGCTAATGCTGCTCAATGCAGCTGCAAGTGCAACGGCAAGTGCAGTGGCAGCCACAACAATGGACTCCGGTCAAAGGACTGCGGCGAAACGGATCCGGGATCACGACATTCCGAGTGGCTATCTAAAATTCCGCTTCAACGAGGACTGTGGATTCGAGAGGTGTGGCTACCGGAATCACCAGTCGCACTTCCACTGCAACCGGCGGGATTGCCACTATAGTTTCTGCGACAAGACCCGCTTTGTGCAACATACGGCGCGTCATGAGCGAATGGACACGTTGATGGGCGATGATTTCCGCCAATTCCGGGCCAACATGCAATGCGGAGTGGCCAGCTGCTCTTATGCCACGGCAAGTGGTGCAGCCACGGAGGGCAACCATCTAAACAGGATAG ATGCGGTTCCGGCATGCTCGCGGAAAACTTCGCACTTCCACTGCCGCAAGTGCGATTATGTGTGCACGGATTCGAACAAGGTGGTGGCCCATCGAAGATTGCACCTTCGCCAGGACTACGTGCGGAGTGCTGGCTTCCGCAAGGTGGCCGGAAACGAGCAGTGTGCTTCTCCCGGCTGCTCCTATGCGCAGCGGCACACCCACTACCACTGCGTCACCTGCGACGGCGGAGTCCTTTCACGGGCACAACTGGCAGCACACAAACACCGGACAGGCTTTCCCAAACAGGAGGCGGAAACGACTCCCTAG
- the LOC6605284 gene encoding BTB/POZ domain-containing protein 6 isoform X1, whose protein sequence is MSIWPIRTLPNSKMRSCIMELGRTNRHTDCTFIIEDDSGGNQSFPSHKLLFSCASEVFDRMLYGDYIESTSGVVRLNDVQPDVFEKFRDYVYGYESDKLQNYDFDTLIRLCEFANKYLVQSLEEDCVKDLLIRKNTFDMGELLRLFQCAHRMNRKSLINQIAWELKCTFKSTLDHSGVYEFNSEVFKHYIEVIASKISEADRFRLLEMYLKYNGIEESESVEQVATCQDATGHTTATNEVENQESELPSTSCLPLETECSDKNPSVVSDLIALIDFGKLSPKEFYDGPGKSNFLRLAEKYEHMYQIAKNCVAAKDELQLKVALATGQKPQPAETRRIAHLGGSLIREDPTVTPHYLSRPSRRYRAWSAQSDV, encoded by the exons ATGAGTATCTG GCCCATTCGAACGTTGCCAAATTCAAAAATGCGTAGTTGCATAATGGAGCTTGGTCGCACCAATCGCCACACGGATTGCACATTCATAATTGAGGACGATAGCGGTGGCAATCAATCCTTTCCCTCCCACAAATTGCTATTCAGCTGCGCCTCCGAGGTGTTCGATCGCATGCTCTATGGCGACTACATTGAGTCCACCAGCGGAGTTGTCAGACTAAACGATGTACAACCGGATGTATTTGAGAAATTCCGAGATTACGTCTACGGCTACGAGAGCGATAAGCTGCAGAATTACGACTTTGATACTCTGATTCGCCTCTGCGAGTTTGCTAACAAATATCTGGTGCAATCCCTCGAAGAGGACTGTGTGAAGGATCTGCTGATCCGCAAGAACACTTTTGACATGGGAGAGTTACTTCGTCTATTCCAGTGTGCCCATCGCATGAATCGCAAATCGTTAATAAATCAAATAGCCTGGGAGCTGAAGTGCACCTTCAAGAGCACCTTGGACCACTCGGGCGTATACGAATTCAATAGCGAGGTATTTAAACACTATATCGAAGTGATTGCTAGCAAAATATCGGAGGCAGATCGCTTCCGCCTGCTGGAAATGTATCTAAAATATAATGGTATCGAGGAATCGGAAAGTGTGGAGCAGGTAGCCACCTGCCAGGATGCAACTGGACACACCACAGCCACCAACGAAGTGGAAAATCAAGAATCGGAGCTGCCATCCACCAGCTGCCTTCCGCTCGAAACTGAATGCAGTGATAAGAACCCAAGTGTTGTCAGCGATCTGATTGCACTGATTGATTTTGGCAAACTTTCACCCAAGGAATTCTACGATGGACCCGGCAAATCCAATTTCCTTCGCCTGGCTGAGAAGTACGAGCATATGTATCAAATCGCCAAGAACTGCGTTGCAGCCAAAGATGAACTCCAGTTGAAGGTGGCATTGGCCACGGGACAGAAACCCCAACCTGCCGAAACCCGACGCATAGCTCACCTGGGAGGAAGCTTAATCAGGGAAGATCCAACGGTTACCCCGCATTACCTTTCCCGACCCAGTCGTCGATATCGCGCCTGGTCAGCACAAAGTGACGTCTAA
- the LOC6605276 gene encoding protein charybde, which yields MKMEVLSVQNHIQGKFGVNKIKDWQASTAPLEEEQELNAGVNGNTAAGEGILDVDVVDGHPASVLHMRQHQALNTRPPATPPSAGGGGPLAGVGSVGMTTPKQATSPVAAASFEAPLSGGSAAAYHHAYMTNVLSSTAQQHHPLPASPLQSTAGARFGAADNLDDVSASAVRELSQQLQAQLRDAKRRHLACTEVTLPNDLTQRIAAEIIRMSEREPCGERACTLFIEFESEPNKVKRIAYFKVDPDTVSIFELYLTLRQDKSGWSSLVPQFIKNLTRSNTINISPDFTLTKKKLYSSE from the exons ATGAAGATGGAAGTGCTCTCAGTACAAAATCACATTCAGGGAAAATTCGgtgttaataaaattaaag acTGGCAAGCTTCGACGGCGCCgttggaggaggagcaggagctgaaCGCAGGCGTGAACGGGAACACAGCCGCCGGCGAGGGCATTCTGGACGTCGACGTGGTAGATGGCCATCCAGCCTCTGTGCTCCACATGCGACAGCACCAGGCGCTCAACACCCGCCCACCGGCTACGCCTCCATCGGCAGGTGGCGGTGGTCCGTTGGCGGGCGTAGGATCCGTCGGTATGACCACTCCCAAACAGGCCACGTCGCCGGTGGCCGCGGCCAGTTTTGAGGCGCCCCTTAGCGGTGGCAGTGCAGCCGCCTACCATCACGCCTACATGACCAACGTGCTGTCCAGCACCGCtcagcagcaccacccactgccTGCATCGCCGCTGCAGTCGACCGCCGGGGCTCGGTTTGGGGCAGCCGACAATCTGGACGATGTAAGCGCCAGCGCAGTGCGGGAACTGTCGCAGCAACTGCAGGCTCAGCTGCGGGATGCCAAGCGTCGCCACCTGGCCTGCACCGAGGTCACGCTGCCCAACGACCTCACGCAGCGCATCGCCGCCGAGATCATCCGGATGTCGGAGCGAGAACCATGCGGCGAGCGCGCCTGCACGCTCTTCATTGAGTTCGAGAGCGAGCCCAACAAAGTCAA GCGCATTGCATACTTTAAGGTAGATCCGGACACGGTGTCCATCTTCGAGCTGTACTTGACGTTGAGGCAGGACAAGAGCGGCTGGAGCTCCTTGGTGCCGCAGTTTATAAA AAACCTTACTCGTAGCAATACCATCAACATCAGTCCCGACTTCACGCTGACCAAGAAAAAGCTCTACTCATCCGAGTGA
- the LOC6605283 gene encoding putative alpha-L-fucosidase, producing the protein MAISAWTPLLVALICVWISGAEVDAQVPGPRTRYQPNWASLDQRPLPQWYDDAKVGIFLHYGVYSVPSFGSEWFWTNWKNLRNPEYIQFMQRNYKPDFTYQEFASQFTAELFNATKWALLFKDSGARYVVLTSKHHDGFTLWPSKNSYGWNSMDVGPKRDIVKELAAAIRKESDLRFGLYYSLFEWFNPLWTDDKLHLLMQQHFVERKVRPEQMELVQQYLPEIIWSDGDWEAPAKYWRSEEFIAWLYNDSPVRDTVVTNDRWGFGTACMHGDFYNCADRFNPGVLQAHKWENAFTLDRTSWGQRFDVSLADFMTSKEVIKEIITTVSCNGNVLINVGPTKFGTILPIFEERLRDMGRWLKFNGEGIYGSVPWIYQNDTITGNVWYTRQKEASNGKITVHAFVLEYPYDTNELDIYPLGKDINIFRNVMLTGIDMGTGGEILNEQSTEVVMLGMEDTKIKWTADHNRLHIVFPPKNHIDKRGLDYAWTFKITIT; encoded by the exons ATGGCAATCTCCGCTTGGACGCCGCTTCTGGTGGCGCTGATCTGCGTGTGGATTTCGGGAGCGGAGGTCGACGCGCAGGTGCCGGGTCCACGGACTCGATACCAGCCCAACTGGGCCAGTTTGGACCAGAGGCCACTGCCCCAATGGTACGACGATGCCAAGGTGGGCATCTTTCTGCACTACGGCGTTTACTCGGTGCCCAGTTTTGGATCCGAGTGGTTCTGGACCAACTGGAAAA ATCTCCGCAATCCAGAGTACATCCAGTTCATGCAGCGTAATTACAAGCCCGACTTCACTTATCAGGAATTCGCGAGCCAATTCACAGCGGAGCTATTCAATGCCACCAAGTGGGCGTTACTTTTCAAAGATAGCGGAGCCAG ATATGTCGTGCTCACCAGCAAACATCACGATGGCTTCACGCTGTGGCCCTCGAAGAACAGCTACGGATGGAATTCCATGGATGTCGGGCCCAAGCGGGATATAGTCA AGGAACTGGCTGCCGCAATTCGAAAGGAGTCCGATCTTCGTTTCGGACTCTACTATTCTTTGTTTGAATGGTTCAACCCACTGTGGACCGACGACAAGCTGCATCTGTTGATGCAACAGCACTTTGTGGAGCGAAAGGTGCGGCCGGAGCAAATGGAGCTGGTGCAGCAGTATCTGCCCGAGATCATCTGGTCCGACGGCGACTGGGAGGCTCCAGCGAAGTACTGGCGCTCCGAGGAGTTCATCGCCTGGCTGTATAATGATAGTCCTGTGAGGGATACGGTGGTGACCAACGATCGCTGGGGCTTCGGCACTGCGTGTATGCATGGTGACTTCTACAATTGCGCCGATCGCTTCAATCCCGGAGTTCTGCAAGCTCACAAGTGGGAAAATGCCTTCACCCTGGATCGCACCAGCTGGGGTCAGCGATTCGATGTCTCGTTGGCCGATTTTATGACCTCCAAGGAAGTCATTAAGG AGATTATCACCACTGTGAGCTGTAATGGCAATGTGCTGATCAATGTTGGGCCAACCAAGTTTGGTACCATACTGCCCATTTTCGAGGAGCGTCTAAGGGACATGGGTCGCTGGCTGAAGTTCAATGGTGAGGGTATTTACGGCAGTGTACCCTGGATTTATCAGAATGATACCATCACCGGAAATGTTTGGTATACGCGGCAAAAGGAGGCATCCAATGGAAAAATCACCGTGCACGCATTTGTGCTGGAGTATCCGTACGATACAAATGAACTGGATATCTATCCGCTTGGCAAGGATATCAATATATTCCGAAATGTAATGTTGACTGGAATCGATATGGGCACGGGCGGAGAGATCCTGAATGAGCAAAGCACTGAGGTCGTCATGCTGGGCATGGAGGACACCAAAATTAAG TGGACTGCTGATCATAACCGGCTACACATCGTGTTTCCTCCTAAAAATCACATTGATAAAAGAGGTCTTGACTATGCCTGGACTTTCAAAATAACTATAACGTAG
- the LOC6605279 gene encoding salivary glue protein Sgs-7: MKLIAVTIIACILLIGFSDLASGCACECQPCGPGGQACKNCPEKVQLCRELIGNIRNIQQKILKCVCGEPEWMI; the protein is encoded by the exons ATGAAACTGATCGCAGTCACCATCATCG CTTGCATCCTGCTCATCGGATTCTCCGATCTAGCCTCGGGATGTGCCTGTGAGTGCCAACCATGTGGTCCTGGTGGACAGGCCTGCAAGAACTGTCCCGAAAAGGTCCAACTTTGTCGGGAGCTCATCGGCAATATTCGCAATATCCAGCAGAAGATTCTGAAGTGCGTCTGCGGAGAACCAGAATGGATGATTTAG